The DNA window TCACATGTTACGTGTCACATGTCACGTGTTGTGTGTTATGTGTCACATGTTACGTGCCGCGTGTCACTGGTTCTCACCACTTTTCCCTCCGTGCTCGACTCCCAGAAGTTCATCAAAACAGTGCAGCAGGCTGCTCTGGGCGGCGCTTCCTCCCGAATACTCCAGCGGTTCTGGCTGCACGCCTTGGTAGACCAGCCCGCTGGGCATGCTGGGATTGTCCTTCCACCTGTTCATGGCCAAACACCTTCGCTTCAGGAAGACTTCTCATTTTTACCCATTTAGCAAACAAAAAAGATTTTTGTACCCAGACAGGAAGATTCTCATGATGCCATAGAAGACGGCCGGTTTCACGTGcactaaaaaaaggaaaacattaaatatactgtgtgtgtgtgtgtgtgtgtgtgtgtgtgtgtaatacgTCACCATGCATTAGCTGCAGAGCATCTTTCATGTCTTGTAAGGACCGGCCGATGGCTTCCAGGGCTCCGGCCACAGCAGCGGCGTTCCCATTCCTGACCCCATTGATTACAGTGGGAATGTTCTGCAACACGAGTCCATTTGTTTAAGCTTTAGACTTTTTAATCAAGAGGTCAAACAGAAAATAGTTTTGAAGGTTGTGTGATAAAAGAAGGTTTAGCAATTGGTGATTATTCAGAAAGTAAAAggtggaaaagacaaaaaagaggcCACATTAATGTTTGGAATGCTAGAAAAAGCTCTGGGGCAGGAATGAAACACCTCCGGTGTTCCCATCGACTTAAAGGCAGAAAAATGCAGAAGCTCTGTCCTAACCCTGCCTACAAtatgcttttattattattatatattattttggACGCTCTTCCACAGCTCTTATCTCATCCAGATGATGACACAGATCAGTGGTCTCTGGTTCGAGCTCATGTTGCAGGGTTctatggagctgctgctgaagagctTTTAGAAGAACAACTCGTGTTCTATGTCTTTAATTCTggcctaaataaataaatgaagtaCAATTAAATGTAGACTAATTTTCTACCTCAGTCTATAGTCAACAATGATCATATTCATAAGTCTATTTTTACCCAGATTCCAGAGGCTGCTGCCAGCTCTACTAACAAAGTAACCAAGAAGAAGCCTTGGGCGCAGTCTCCACCTGGGATACTGACTAGGAGCTCCAGGTTACTGCAAATACAAAGGAGAATTATTGCATTCACTACAAATGATAAGAAATGAAACGATCAatttaaatgtaacatgaaaAACACACTTACTCGATGGCAAATGGCCTTTCTCAGGAGGCggagggaggacggaggaaCACAACAGGTTTTAGCTCATGTACAGACTCGATGCACGTTGGATCATATATATCATATAGCATAAATAAGTCCGGAGTACCCCAGTGGGTCCTTCTTCCTCCAGTTGGCCAGCACTGTGTCTGCATGGGTGAGGATCGGTGGAAGGCCTAGACGCTGTGAAACCTCCCAGTATGGGATGGCCAGATTTTGTGGCAACATCTTAAATGTCAATATGGAGATATGCTGATGTCATTACACTGAAATGGAGATGCCTCTTCTATTCATGTCAAGACAGGAGACACGGAGTTCCATCAGTCAGACAGGAACTCACACTAGTTTTACATTCTGTGGTCATCTTAAAACTGCCCTTCATGGTGGCTGAAGTACCTCAACTGtgttcttctctccctcctgccaGATGTAGCCCATGGTCATCACCCCCAGGGCCAGGTGAGCCAGCCGTAATTCCCGGTGCAAATTTAGGAACTGACTGCTGAGCAGCGGCATCTGAAACACACGCACGTTGTTTAAcgctaaccctgtttaaccctaaccctgttaaccctaaccctgtttaaccctaaccctgtttaaccctgaccctaaccctgtttaaccctaaccctgtttaaccctgaccctaaccctctttaccctaaccctgtttaaccctaaccctttaaccctgtttaaccctaacctgttaaccctaacctgtttaaccctttaaccctaaccctgtttaaccctaacctaaccctgtttaactaaccctgtttaaccctaaccactaaccctgtttaaccctaaccctgtttaaccctgaccctaatcctgtttaaccctaaccctgtttaaccctgttaaccctaaccctgtttaaccctaaccctgttaaccctgaccctaaccctgttaaccctaaccctgtttaaccctaaccctgttaaccctaacctgtttaaccctaaccctgtttaacctgaccctaaccctgttaaccctaaccctgtttaaccctaaccctgttaaccctaaccctgtttaaccctgaccctaaccctgttaaccctaaccctgtttaaccctaaccctgttaaccctaaccctgtttaaccctgaccctaaccctgtttaaccctaaccctgtttaaccctgaccctgtttaaccctgaccctaaccctctttaaccctaaccctgtttaaccctaaccctgtttaaccctgtttaaccctaaccctgtttaaccctaaccctgttaaccctgtttaaccctaaccctgtttaaccctgaccctaaccctgtttaaccctaaccctgtttaacctgaccctaaccctgttaaccctgaccctgttaaccctgaccctaaccctgtttaaccctaaccctgttaaccctgaccctaaccctgtttaaccctaaccctgtttaaccctgaccctaaccctgtttaaccctaaccctgtttaaccctgtttaaccctaaccctgtttaaccctaaccctgtttaaccctaaccctgtttaaccctaaccactaaccctgtttaaccctaaccctgtttaaccctgaccctaatcctgtttaaccctaaccctgtttaaccctgtttaaccctaaccctgtttaaccctaaccactaaccctgtttaaccctaaccctgtttaaccctgaccctaatcctgtttaaccctaaccctgtttaaccctgaccctgtttaaccctgaccctaaccctgtttaaccctaaccctgtttaaccctgaccctaaccctgtttaaccctaaccctgtttaaccctaaccctgaccctaaccctgtttaaccctaaccctgtttaaccctgaccctgtttaaccctaaccctgtttaaccctaaccctgaccctaaccctgtttaaccctaaccctgaccctaaccctgaccctaaccctgtttaaccctaaccctgtttaaccctaaccctgtttaaccctaaccctgaccctaaccctgtttaaccctgaccctgtttaaccctaaccctaacttaccTGGTCCACACAGGAGCGGAGCTGGTGAGCCTCCACGAGTTGGGGGACGTGCAGGGCGATATCCATCCATGGCTGGTAGTAGGGCGGAAGCTCTTGCTTTCAAAGGAAATCCAAGAGAATAAGAAGAAATAAATACCTGATAAATATCTGGTAGATTTAACTTTTGTCATGTCAGTTAAGATAAATTGGACTTGGCACATGctcagacaaaagaaaaaggtgGACTAACATGTTTAACTTGCTGTTGGGTTAAAGTCCCCCAGATAAAGTAAATAAGATTAATGCCAAATccccccctaacccccccccccccccccccccccccccccattgtgtTTCAGTCAATAGCACAAGCTCCAAGTTCTGTCAAATTTTGAGTTTTATAACTTAGAACTATTCAGAACTTTCAAACACACGTTGGTTTTGTGAGGCAGCTGTTAAACTTTATATTGTCGTGCATCAACACACGGAGGCAGCAGGCCCAGAAGGTGAGCCAGGACAGGTGTCCTCGGTCTTAGTGCACGCTCCCCTCCTACCTGAAGACCTCCACAATAGTGGAGCAGACCTGTGGCGCTGACGCCTGGAACCATGCACTGTCTCCAAAGACGGGTCCTAACACATGAAACGGGCCTGCCACCCACCCTGGATCTCTGAGTGGGAACAGACGACACCACCTGAACCGTGGCAGGTCCATCAGAACgcacgctgcagttagcctaacccaaccctaaccctgacccaatatacgctgcagttagcctaacccaaccctaaccctgacccaatatacgctgcagttagcctaacccaaccctaaccctgacccaatatacgctgcagttagcctaacccaaccctaaccctgacccaatataccctgcagttagcctaacccaaccctaaccctgacccaatacacgctgcagttagcctaacccaaccctaaccctgacccaatatacgctgcagttagcctaacccaaccctaaccctgacccaatatacgctgcagttagcctaacccaaccctaaccctgacccaatatacgctgtagttagcctaacccaaccctaaccctgacccaatatacgctgcagttagcctaacccaaccctaaccctgacccaatatacgctgcagttagcctaacccaaccctaaccctgacccaatatatgctgcagttagcctaacccaaccctaaccctgacccaatatacgctgcagttagcctaacccaaccctaaccctgacccaatatatgctgcagttagcctaacccaaccctaaccctgacccaatatacgctgtagttagcctaacccaaccctaaccctgacccatatacgctgcagttagcctaacccaaccctaaccctgacccaatatacgctgcagttagcctaacccaaccctaaaccctgacccaatatacgctgcagttagcctaacccaaccctaaccctgacccaatatacgctgcagttagcctaacccaaccctaaccctgacccaatatacgctgcagttagcctaacgccaaccctaaccctgacccaatatatgctgcagttagcctaacccaacccctaaccctgacccaatatacgctgcagttagcctaacccaaccctaaccctgacccaatatacgctgcagttagcctaacccaacccaaccctgacccaatatacgctgcagttagcctaacccaaccctaaccctgacccaatatacgctgcagttagcctaacccaaccctgaccagATATACGCTGTagttagcctaaccctaacccaaccctaaccctgacccaatatacgctgcagttagcctaacccaacccaaccctgacccaatatacgctgcagttagcctaacgctaaccctaacccaatatacgctgcagttagcctaacgctaaccctaaccctaacgctaacgctaaccctaaccctatacgctgcagttagctcAGCCAGTTAGATGATGGGATGTATCTATTTTATTGACGAGTTATTATTCTGCtctattttatttcatcttcaAGACTTTAGTAAGCAAACGCACTGATTTTTCTTACTATTGTACGATGATGTAAATCCCTAATCTACTGTAAAGCATTTGATTTTGATCACGTTTTTATCTGTTCAGTTTTTGTATTAGATCGCTGCCACACGTTGGGAACTTATAATTATTTAATATTTCCACTTACCAGCGGATCTGAGAGGACAAAGCCCAGCTCCTGGGAGACGCAGTAGGAGTGCAGAGAGAAGGGAGCGCTCCAGTCTGGGGCCGCCATAGATCACCAGCaccgctgctcctgctgtctGGGCTCCAGCCCGTCCgtgtggactctggacttcaCGTTAACCTTCTTATCAGCAGTGATTACACTTGCTTTGATCATATACACATCCTACTTCTGCTGTTGCTCAATGTAACTCCAGCCATCGGTTATCATTTAAAccatgtcatttcctgtttctcccTGCAGGTCGTCTTTCTTTAAATGATGTGGAACCGTTtgcagtgggttagggttagcttagggttagcttagggttagctTTACACAATATGAGGCCCatgtgcagcagaagctggtgaCCTCTGTCCCAGTGTGCACGGAAGGGAACACTCAAAAAAGTTAAAGACTAATTTGGAGTTGAGAAACAGCAGTATTGACAGTTTAGGTCGATAGTCACAACACGATCATCCCACGTTTGTGGACGTTATGTGATCACTAGATTCAAGAAGGGATCTCTTTGTGCAGACTAACCAAGTATTGCTGAGACATTCACAGACATCTAGCAGCAAAAGACtaactaaagaaaaaacaatgacCTTGTGATGGACATGTAACCTGTCTGGTTACACGCAATAAGCCAGTAACTTTTataaatgaacagaaataaagGAACGTCCACCTGGTGGTAGTTCTGCTCTGTGGTTTAACAGACTAGCAAAGAGCCGTGCCCCTGGTGAGGGACTTGTCCCAGCTCACAGTGGAATATTTCAGAAGTTAGCTTTATTTTCTTCATCagtggcaggaagaggaggatcaaGAAGACTGTGAGCCCCACCTGCTGGAACTGAGGGAATATTGCAGCTAGGATGCAAAAAGATGACGTGATATTATGAAACTTGCCCAACAACTAACCCCACGACTAGTTAAATTGGTTCACATAATAATTAGTTCTGTAAAGTTGACAGGTGCTAATTTAGAACCAAAGCCATGCAAAGATCCATTATTCTAGTGTGGTTCTGCCTTGGTGGGCCCCTGATCCAGCCGTCTTTGAGCCTCGTGGTCCCAGAACAACCTTACAGAAAATGTTCGGCCTTCTTTAAGATCTGAAAAAGCATTTTGGAGCAACAAAGTGAGAGTTGGCTGAGAAATCAAGCGTCAACAGAGAACTTTCTATATAAATGATATATAATTAATAAACCATCAGTCAGGGAATATGACCTATTTAACAGCCCCATTAGTTCTTCAGGGTGGGGGTAGAAGTCATCATGAGAACACCTCAGTCCAGTTTATCAAATGCTTGAGCTCCAGGACTTCGTGCAACTTCACTCAGCAATTTTCACGTGCAAATCAAGAAACAAcaaatgaaggaggaggaacagtGACAGAAGGTTCTGTACGTCCATCGCTGACGTAAAGTTCTGAAAGAGTCTAGATCCAATCAGGTCTAACCCTACGGGTATACGCAGTTCACCCTTCACCAGCCATGTGTTTGCTGCCATTAGCCTCATGCCATTAGCCATTAGCCTCATGCCATTAGCCATTAGCCTCATGCCATTAGCCATTAGCCTCATGACGATGACTCTCAGAAACAGAGGGGTCCCTCAAGCGTGGCTCTACTTCAGGTAGCTTCTTCTTCACTAAAATGGACACAGGCGTAACACCAGAGAAGTTTTCACTGCTTCTTACTCCTTTCGAACATGTAATTCATGCAAAAATGAACGTGGAAccaccttttatttttttgaactAATCTCTCAATATTATTTCATCGTCTTTATTTTCAATAAcaagtttaaaataaactgtCAAATAAACTGTCATTGCCTTAATCGGTCCTATTTCCTTTATTTGAAATCTGTATGATATGGCCATATTTAATCCAGTAATTAATGTACTTTCTGAACATTTTCAGTTGAGCTCCTATTTGAATCTACGGAGGCtatgaacacatgaacacatgaacacatgaacgcacgacacaaacacaaatgtccaGCCTCTCTGGGCCGCTCAGGGGCGCTGAATGAGATGAGTTGAGTGTTTTGTAAtgatttttctcctcctcctgtcggcGCGCCTGCCTATTATTAGCTGGAGGCCTCCCAGTAATCGGAGGAGGTTCCATGACTGgcggagctgcagctccttagCTCCTTAGCCCTgtagctctgcagctctgtagCCCTgtagctctgcagctctgtagCTCCGCAGCTCTGCAGCGGTGCGACGCCAGTTTCCGGACCGAACCATCGGACTAATTGCACCGATCCAGCGAAGCATCTGCTGTTTCTGAGCCTCGTTCACCTTCTCCTAAAAGATGAAGTTCAACGCGCGCTCCCGTCAGGCGCCCGCAGCATCCGATGGAGTCCCGTGCACCTCTTCCTTATGTTGCGGTAAGACGACACTCACCCGCACGCACCGTTCTCTCATCGGAGGCTGTTAGCAGGTGCCACGGTTGCTGTGAGCGGGGAGGCTGAGAAACGGGCTCGAGAGTCGGTTACATAAGGCGCAACGCACCGGCGCGGCGGTGCTGGAGGGACTCTCCGGTCCTGGTAGGGAATGGGGGCATCTTTTTCTGTCGTATAGCGTTCGTGGCGGTATTTATTAATGCATTCACCGCACCACTGCAGCTATGTGACCACGTAAAGAAATGAATTAATCTGGCGGTTGCGCAGTGTGGACCGTGACCAGGAAGGACGAGCGATCCGAGAGACTCTGTCTGTGTCGTGCAGGCCCGCTCTTCTAAGGTCATGCCGTTCTGAAGGCCTGGGACCAgggctgaggctgcagggaccaggccTGGGACCAGGGCTGGGACcagggccgaggctgcagggaccggggccgaggctgaggctgcaggggccgaggccgaggctgcagggaccggggccgaggctgcagggaccagggttgaggctgcagctggtccctgcagcctcagcccTGGGATCAGCTGCAGGGATCAGGGCcggggctgcagggaccagggccgaggctgaggctgcagggaccggggcc is part of the Takifugu rubripes chromosome 21, fTakRub1.2, whole genome shotgun sequence genome and encodes:
- the ido1 gene encoding indoleamine 2,3-dioxygenase 1 isoform X1, yielding MAAPDWSAPFSLHSYCVSQELGFVLSDPLRSRVGGRPVSCVRTRLWRQCMVPGVSATGLLHYCGGLQQELPPYYQPWMDIALHVPQLVEAHQLRSCVDQMPLLSSQFLNLHRELRLAHLALGVMTMGYIWQEGEKNTVEMLPQNLAIPYWEVSQRLGLPPILTHADTVLANWRKKDPLGPFAIDNLELLVSIPGGDCAQGFFLVTLLVELAAASGIWNIPTVINGVRNGNAAAVAGALEAIGRSLQDMKDALQLMHVHVKPAVFYGIMRIFLSGWKDNPSMPSGLVYQGVQPEPLEYSGGSAAQSSLLHCFDELLGVEHGGKSGAFLTRMRSYMPPAHRKLIEDISLQTPLKTFVQQRASEELTQAFQNCLRKLLALRNYHITVVSRFITIPAARARQIREQTSGVEELISKAPAVLEERGTGGSSIMTFLKHVRRETKEAFLSESEDAATGAEPEDHLGSSAETKQSTAQLINYGAGR
- the ido1 gene encoding indoleamine 2,3-dioxygenase 1 isoform X2, encoding MAAPDWSAPFSLHSYCVSQELGFVLSDPLQELPPYYQPWMDIALHVPQLVEAHQLRSCVDQMPLLSSQFLNLHRELRLAHLALGVMTMGYIWQEGEKNTVEMLPQNLAIPYWEVSQRLGLPPILTHADTVLANWRKKDPLGPFAIDNLELLVSIPGGDCAQGFFLVTLLVELAAASGIWNIPTVINGVRNGNAAAVAGALEAIGRSLQDMKDALQLMHVHVKPAVFYGIMRIFLSGWKDNPSMPSGLVYQGVQPEPLEYSGGSAAQSSLLHCFDELLGVEHGGKSGAFLTRMRSYMPPAHRKLIEDISLQTPLKTFVQQRASEELTQAFQNCLRKLLALRNYHITVVSRFITIPAARARQIREQTSGVEELISKAPAVLEERGTGGSSIMTFLKHVRRETKEAFLSESEDAATGAEPEDHLGSSAETKQSTAQLINYGAGR